Proteins encoded within one genomic window of Anopheles gambiae chromosome 3, idAnoGambNW_F1_1, whole genome shotgun sequence:
- the LOC1272530 gene encoding protein FRA10AC1 homolog, whose product MYHRNLAHLNPYELHKHLINEYMLTKPGATKLLQRDTSRDKTDHDVVRENHRFLWDDETVDSWEKQLAKKYYDKLFREYCIADLSRYKENKVAMRWRIEKEVVVGKGQFVCGDRHCEERNELRSWEVNFGYQEHGQKKNALVKLRLCPKCSDKLNYHSKKREIKRLKKRDRKAKSSSGGRRVSDDAVSSSSVAAPTQEGTSVTTATQESTELDEVPEAVGEQDGSCAPEVAEGSWTKGHEVEEKTREEEFDEFLEDLLL is encoded by the exons ATGTATCACCGGAATCTGGCCCACCTGAATCCGTACGAGCTGCACAAGCATCTAATCAACGAGTACATGCTCACGAAGCCGGGTGCAACGAAGCTGCTGCAGCGTGATACGTCCCGCGACAAAACGGACCACGATGTAGTGCGCGAGAATCACCGGTTTCTGTGGGATGACGAAACGGTGGACAGCTGGGAGAAGCAGCTGGCCAAGAAGTACTACGATAAGCTGTTCCGCGAGTACTGCATAGCGGACCTGAGCCGGTACAAGGAGAACAAG GTTGCTATGCGGTGGAGAATCGAGAAGGAGGTGGTTGTCGGCAAGGGACAGTTCGTTTGCGGCGATCGGCACTGCGAGGAGCGGAACGAGCTGCGCAGCTGGGAGGTCAACTTTGGCTACCAGGAGCATGGGCAGAAAAAGAACGCACTGGTTAAGCTGC GCCTTTGTCCCAAATGTTCCGACAAACTTAACTATCACTCGAAAAAGAGGGAAATCAAACGGCTGAAAAAACGAGATCGTAAAGCAAAATCTTCCAGTGGCGGTAGGAGGGTAAGCGATGATGCTGTTTCCTCGAGTAGCGTGGCTGCGCCTACTCAGGAAGGCACATCTGTCACCACGGCAACACAGGAAAGCACCGAACTGGATGAAGTACCGGAAGCGGTAGGCGAACAAGATGGTTCCTGTGCACCGGAAGTTGCTGAAGGAAGCTGGACGAAGG GACATGAAGTGGAAGAGAAGACGCGTGAGGAAGAGTTTGACGAGTTTTTGGAGGATCTTTTGCTTTAA
- the LOC1272531 gene encoding inactive CLIP domain-containing serine protease A28, with translation MKVLLFCIVISLTTLIASGQDIEEELRCPGGYCVSKYLCPNGTFIDDIKHAQTTQLIGLRAGLDIDDFDDCNDYLLVCCQSAPAPTATSTEKPATSDELIEPPPSTNLACGQANEGGLIYDLRNNETLSQYAEYPWVVYILALKKQEANSGDFVCGGTLIHSRLVVTTAHNTDGKTDLVARFGEWDISTTKEPFPQQDIDVAEVIKHPQYVFNPIQNDIALLVLAESVQYAAHIRPICLPQPTDEFVGQRCVSNGWGKERGVYANVMKKLTLPVIGRANCTRMLRYAGLGPFYTLREGFLCAGGEDAVDMCKGDGGSPLACQTESGTYVLAGIVSWGIGCGGFNTPGVYVAVNRYVQWLNEHIVDQALNESFDIKL, from the exons ATGAAAGTTTTATTATTCTGTATTGTTATCTCACTCACCACGCTCATTGCTTCCGGGCAAGACATTGAAGAAGAACTG AGATGTCCCGGTGGGTACTGCGTTTCGAAGTACCTTTGTCCCAACGGGACCTTCATCGACGATATAAAGCATGCCCAAACCACGCAGCTGATAGGATTGCGCGCGGGGCTCGACATTGACGATTTCGACGATTGCAATGATTATCTGCTGGTGTGCTGTCAGTCGGCTCCCGCACCGACGGCCACCAGTACGGAAAAACCGGCCACTAGTGAT GAGCTAATTGAACCACCGCCGTCCACCAACCTTGCCTGCGGTCAGGCAAACGAGGGTGGTTTAATTTACGACTTGCGCAACAACGAGACGCTGTCCCAGTATGCCGAATATCCCTGGGTGGTGTACATCTTGGCGCTCAAAAAGCAGGAGGCAAACTCCGGCGATTTTGTCTGTGGTGGTACACTGATCCATTCACGGCTTGTCGTTACGACGGCACACAATACGGATGGTAAGACGGATTTGGTGGCACGTTTCGGCGAATGGGACATCAGCACCACCAAGGAACCGTTCCCGCAGCAA GATATAGACGTCGCGGAGGTCATCAAACATCCTCAGTACGTGTTCAACCCGATACAGAACGACATtgcgctgctggtgctggcggAAAGCGTCCAGTACGCGGCACACATACGGCCCATCTGCCTGCCGCAGCCCACTGACGAGTTCGTGGGCCAGCGGTGCGTCTCCAACGGCTGGGGCAAGGAACGGGGCGTGTACGCGAACGTGATGAAGAAACTGACGCTCCCTGTGATCGGGCGCGCCAACTGTACGCGGATGCTGCGGTACGCCGGGCTAGGACCGTTCTACACCCTGCGCGAGGGTTTCCTGTGCGCTGGCGGCGAGGACGCCGTGGACATGTGCAAGGGGGACGGTGGATCGCCGCTCGCCTGCCAGACGGAGAGCGGAACGTACGTGCTGGCTGGTATCGTATCGTGGGGCATCGGTTGCGGCGGTTTCAACACCCCGGGCGTGTACGTGGCCGTTAACCGGTACGTGCAGTGGCTCAACGAACATATCGTCGACCAAGCGCTGAACGAGAGTTTTGatataaaattgtaa
- the LOC1272532 gene encoding inactive CLIP domain-containing serine protease A8 — MPSWWCCCCLVVLLYAQRMIVPSSAQNDGSDELQECPGGFCSPKYLCPNGTYNEANAQNQEIIMLRFGEEDVCQDYMQVCCSNATSMRYELVTNNEPVEYGCGISNPGGLIYQVEGNRTYAQYGEFPWVVAILEAFYSSNEQQFTYVGGGTLIHPRFVVTAAHIFNKTKNLVASFGEWDMNRDENVYPKQNIDIDRTIIVHPEYSSVGLLNDIALAQLKQNVVYDKHIRPICLPNPTDRFDDQLCISTGWGREALTSAYANVLKRVDLPVIARASCKKLFAETRLGPFFRLHKSVLCAGGEEGADMCDGDGGSGLACPNESGAYVLAGIVSWGLSCHQQNVPGAYVNVARFVTWINATIEGIL, encoded by the exons ATGCCTagctggtggtgttgctgttgtctCGTCGTGTTACTGTACGCTCAGCGGATGATCGTCCCAAGCAGTGCGCAGAACGATGGCTCAGATGAACTGCAA GAATGTCCGGGAGGATTCTGTTCGCCCAAGTATCTCTGCCCGAACGGTACGTACAACGAGGCGAATGCGCAGAACCAGGAGATCATTATGCTGCGCTTCGGCGAGGAAGACGTGTGCCAGGACTATATGCAAGTGTGCTGCTCAAATGCGACGAGCATGCGATATGAGTTG gTGACTAACAACGAACCCGTAGAATATGGCTGCGGCATAAGCAATCCGGGAGGATTGATTTATCAAGTGGAGGGAAACCGTACGTACGCACAGTACGGTGAATTTCCTTGGGTTGTGGCGATTCTGGAAGCCTTCTACTCGTCCAACGAGCAGCAGTTTACCTACGTTGGTGGAGGTACGCTTATACATCCGAgattcgttgttacggctgcacacatttttaacaaaaccaaaaatctcGTCGCTAGCTTCGGCGAGTGGGACATGAACCGGGATGAGAACGTGTACCCGAAACAG AACATTGATATCGATCGGACCATAATCGTTCATCCCGAGTACAGCAGCGTGGGACTGTTGAACGATATTGCGTTGGCGCAGCTAAAGCAGAACGTGGTCTACGATAAGCATATCCGGCCGATATGTCTGCCCAACCCAACCGATCGATTCGATGACCAACTCTGCATTTCCACCGGCTGGGGTAGAGAGGCGCTAACCAGCGCTTACGCGAATGTGTTAAAGCGAGTCGACCTGCCGGTAATAGCGAGAGCTTCCTGCAAAAAGTTGTTTGCCGAAACCCGGCTGGGACCGTTCTTCCGCCTGCACAAGAGCGTTCTTTGTGCCGGTGGTGAGGAAGGTGCGGACATGTGCGACGGTGATGGCGGTTCCGGGCTGGCTTGTCCGAACGAGTCGGGTGCGTACGTTCTGGCGGGAATTGTTTCGTGGGGCTTGAGCTGCCATCAGCAGAACGTACCCGGTGCTTACGTGAATGTGGCACGATTTGTAACGTGGATTAATGCTACAATCGAGGGAATACTGTGA
- the LOC1272533 gene encoding adult enhancer factor 1 isoform X1 has translation MNFFIPNEVKREGIYLQHQLGPPLIHQQHHQLPQQSQHQLLGFAHPGMIVNLKKEQFDPYEKLPDGQAHNQQHVLQLQQQAQMVGLQQHISAQMQSQLAAQQQHQQQQQPQQQQQQQQQQQPQQQQQQPQQQQQQQQQQQPPQTQQQQTPQAQTSTASTDTATPTTTTTSTTSTTNTTTTGTGKKKKKGKANRNIVIPQLPEGFIVKVKEEYTENYVRTVTKIPEVWWNQEQFIRTVKSPGKKERKYHDYNAVSEHQCDVCGKYFKDKYKLNYHVRIHVPELSHRCDVCGKVFAHQSTLHNHKRIHTGERAFKCLTCGKAFVQSSALSNHTKIHTGERPHECLICGISFIQKINLIYHIRIHNGERPYRCNICQKSFIQQSHIKNHMKVHKKDNPLDCSMCGKNYSDLNELTEHYASHHTAELTYRCQACGKSFAQANHLKIHKKNFCNSKSN, from the exons ATGAATTT CTTCATACCGAACGAGGTGAAACGGGAAGGTATTTACCTTCAGCATCAGCTTGGCCCGCCGCTGatacaccagcagcaccaccaactGCCCCAGCAGTCGCAGCATCAGCTGCTCGGTTTCGCGCATCCCGGAATGATCGTGAACCTGAAAAAGGAACAGTTCGATCCGTACGAGAAGCTGCCGGATGGCCAGGCGCACAACCAGCAGCATGTGCTGCAGCTGCAACAGCAGGCCCAGATGGTGGGTCTACAGCAGCACATCTCTGCCCAGATGCAGTCTCAGCTGGCCGcccaacagcaacatcagcagcagcaacagcctcagcagcagcaacagcaacaacaacagcagcagcctcaacaacagcaacaacagccgcagcagcagcaacaacaacaacagcagcagcagccgccgcaaacgcaacagcaacaaacacctCAGGCGCAAACCTCAACGGCTTCAACGGACACGGCCACACCGACGACAACGACCACCAGCACTACCAGCACCacgaacaccaccaccaccggtacgggtaaaaagaaaaagaaaggcaaAGCGAACCGGAACATCGTCATCCCGCAGCTGCCGGAAGGGTTCATCGTGAAGGTGAAGGAAGAGTACACGGAAAACTACGTCCGCACCGTGACGAAAATCCCGGAAGTATGGTGGAACCAG GAGCAGTTTATCCGCACGGTCAAGTCGCCCGGCAAGAAGGAGCGGAAGTACCATGATTACAACGCGGTCAGCGAGCACCAGTGCGATGTGTGCGGGAAGTATTTCAAGGATAAGTACAAGCTGAATTACCACGTGCGCATCCACGTGCCGGAACTGTCGCACCGGTGCGACGTTTGCGGCAAGGTGTTTGCGCACCAGTCGACGCTGCATAATCACAAGCGCATCCATACAG GTGAGCGTGCGTTCAAATGTCTAACCTGCGGCAAAGCGTTCGTACAATCGTCGGCCCTGTCGAACCACACGAAGATACACACCGGCGAGCGGCCGCACGAGTGCCTGATCTGTGGCATCAGCTTCATCCAGAAGATCAACCTTATCTACCACATCCGCATACACAACGGCGAGCGTCCGTACCGGTGCAACATCTGCCAGAAGTCGTTCATCCAGCAGAGCCATATAAAGAACCATATGAAGGTGCACAAGAAGGACAATCCGCTTGACTGCAGCATGTGCGGTAAAAACTACAGCGATCTCAACGAGCTGACCGAGCACTACGCGTCGCACCATACGGCCGAGCTGACGTACCGGTGCCAGGCTTGCGGCAAATCGTTCGCCCAAGCCAACCATCTCAAGATCCACAAGAAGAACTTCTGCAACAGCAAGTCGAACTAG
- the LOC1272533 gene encoding adult enhancer factor 1 isoform X3, which translates to MNFFIPNEVKREGIYLQHQLGPPLIHQQHHQLPQQSQHQLLGFAHPGMIVNLKKEQFDPYEKLPDGQAHNQQHVLQLQQQAQMVGLQQHISAQMQSQLAAQQQHQQQQQPQQQQQQQQQQQPQQQQQQPQQQQQQQQQQQPPQTQQQQTPQAQTSTASTDTATPTTTTTSTTSTTNTTTTGTGKKKKKGKANRNIVIPQLPEGFIVKVKEEYTENYVRTVTKIPEEQFIRTVKSPGKKERKYHDYNAVSEHQCDVCGKYFKDKYKLNYHVRIHVPELSHRCDVCGKVFAHQSTLHNHKRIHTGERAFKCLTCGKAFVQSSALSNHTKIHTGERPHECLICGISFIQKINLIYHIRIHNGERPYRCNICQKSFIQQSHIKNHMKVHKKDNPLDCSMCGKNYSDLNELTEHYASHHTAELTYRCQACGKSFAQANHLKIHKKNFCNSKSN; encoded by the exons ATGAATTT CTTCATACCGAACGAGGTGAAACGGGAAGGTATTTACCTTCAGCATCAGCTTGGCCCGCCGCTGatacaccagcagcaccaccaactGCCCCAGCAGTCGCAGCATCAGCTGCTCGGTTTCGCGCATCCCGGAATGATCGTGAACCTGAAAAAGGAACAGTTCGATCCGTACGAGAAGCTGCCGGATGGCCAGGCGCACAACCAGCAGCATGTGCTGCAGCTGCAACAGCAGGCCCAGATGGTGGGTCTACAGCAGCACATCTCTGCCCAGATGCAGTCTCAGCTGGCCGcccaacagcaacatcagcagcagcaacagcctcagcagcagcaacagcaacaacaacagcagcagcctcaacaacagcaacaacagccgcagcagcagcaacaacaacaacagcagcagcagccgccgcaaacgcaacagcaacaaacacctCAGGCGCAAACCTCAACGGCTTCAACGGACACGGCCACACCGACGACAACGACCACCAGCACTACCAGCACCacgaacaccaccaccaccggtacgggtaaaaagaaaaagaaaggcaaAGCGAACCGGAACATCGTCATCCCGCAGCTGCCGGAAGGGTTCATCGTGAAGGTGAAGGAAGAGTACACGGAAAACTACGTCCGCACCGTGACGAAAATCCCGGAA GAGCAGTTTATCCGCACGGTCAAGTCGCCCGGCAAGAAGGAGCGGAAGTACCATGATTACAACGCGGTCAGCGAGCACCAGTGCGATGTGTGCGGGAAGTATTTCAAGGATAAGTACAAGCTGAATTACCACGTGCGCATCCACGTGCCGGAACTGTCGCACCGGTGCGACGTTTGCGGCAAGGTGTTTGCGCACCAGTCGACGCTGCATAATCACAAGCGCATCCATACAG GTGAGCGTGCGTTCAAATGTCTAACCTGCGGCAAAGCGTTCGTACAATCGTCGGCCCTGTCGAACCACACGAAGATACACACCGGCGAGCGGCCGCACGAGTGCCTGATCTGTGGCATCAGCTTCATCCAGAAGATCAACCTTATCTACCACATCCGCATACACAACGGCGAGCGTCCGTACCGGTGCAACATCTGCCAGAAGTCGTTCATCCAGCAGAGCCATATAAAGAACCATATGAAGGTGCACAAGAAGGACAATCCGCTTGACTGCAGCATGTGCGGTAAAAACTACAGCGATCTCAACGAGCTGACCGAGCACTACGCGTCGCACCATACGGCCGAGCTGACGTACCGGTGCCAGGCTTGCGGCAAATCGTTCGCCCAAGCCAACCATCTCAAGATCCACAAGAAGAACTTCTGCAACAGCAAGTCGAACTAG
- the LOC1272533 gene encoding adult enhancer factor 1 isoform X2 encodes MNFFIPNEVKREGIYLQHQLGPPLIHQQHHQLPQQSQHQLLGFAHPGMIVNLKKEQFDPYEKLPDGQAHNQQHVLQLQQQAQMVGLQQHISAQMQSQLAAQQQHQQQQQPQQQQQQQQQQQPQQQQQQPQQQQQQQQQQQPPQTQQQQTPQAQTSTASTDTATPTTTTTSTTSTTNTTTTGTGKKKKKGKANRNIVIPQLPEGFIVKVKEEYTENYVRTVTKIPEVWWNQFIRTVKSPGKKERKYHDYNAVSEHQCDVCGKYFKDKYKLNYHVRIHVPELSHRCDVCGKVFAHQSTLHNHKRIHTGERAFKCLTCGKAFVQSSALSNHTKIHTGERPHECLICGISFIQKINLIYHIRIHNGERPYRCNICQKSFIQQSHIKNHMKVHKKDNPLDCSMCGKNYSDLNELTEHYASHHTAELTYRCQACGKSFAQANHLKIHKKNFCNSKSN; translated from the exons ATGAATTT CTTCATACCGAACGAGGTGAAACGGGAAGGTATTTACCTTCAGCATCAGCTTGGCCCGCCGCTGatacaccagcagcaccaccaactGCCCCAGCAGTCGCAGCATCAGCTGCTCGGTTTCGCGCATCCCGGAATGATCGTGAACCTGAAAAAGGAACAGTTCGATCCGTACGAGAAGCTGCCGGATGGCCAGGCGCACAACCAGCAGCATGTGCTGCAGCTGCAACAGCAGGCCCAGATGGTGGGTCTACAGCAGCACATCTCTGCCCAGATGCAGTCTCAGCTGGCCGcccaacagcaacatcagcagcagcaacagcctcagcagcagcaacagcaacaacaacagcagcagcctcaacaacagcaacaacagccgcagcagcagcaacaacaacaacagcagcagcagccgccgcaaacgcaacagcaacaaacacctCAGGCGCAAACCTCAACGGCTTCAACGGACACGGCCACACCGACGACAACGACCACCAGCACTACCAGCACCacgaacaccaccaccaccggtacgggtaaaaagaaaaagaaaggcaaAGCGAACCGGAACATCGTCATCCCGCAGCTGCCGGAAGGGTTCATCGTGAAGGTGAAGGAAGAGTACACGGAAAACTACGTCCGCACCGTGACGAAAATCCCGGAAGTATGGTGGAACCAG TTTATCCGCACGGTCAAGTCGCCCGGCAAGAAGGAGCGGAAGTACCATGATTACAACGCGGTCAGCGAGCACCAGTGCGATGTGTGCGGGAAGTATTTCAAGGATAAGTACAAGCTGAATTACCACGTGCGCATCCACGTGCCGGAACTGTCGCACCGGTGCGACGTTTGCGGCAAGGTGTTTGCGCACCAGTCGACGCTGCATAATCACAAGCGCATCCATACAG GTGAGCGTGCGTTCAAATGTCTAACCTGCGGCAAAGCGTTCGTACAATCGTCGGCCCTGTCGAACCACACGAAGATACACACCGGCGAGCGGCCGCACGAGTGCCTGATCTGTGGCATCAGCTTCATCCAGAAGATCAACCTTATCTACCACATCCGCATACACAACGGCGAGCGTCCGTACCGGTGCAACATCTGCCAGAAGTCGTTCATCCAGCAGAGCCATATAAAGAACCATATGAAGGTGCACAAGAAGGACAATCCGCTTGACTGCAGCATGTGCGGTAAAAACTACAGCGATCTCAACGAGCTGACCGAGCACTACGCGTCGCACCATACGGCCGAGCTGACGTACCGGTGCCAGGCTTGCGGCAAATCGTTCGCCCAAGCCAACCATCTCAAGATCCACAAGAAGAACTTCTGCAACAGCAAGTCGAACTAG
- the LOC1272534 gene encoding vanin-like protein 1 isoform X2, whose product MNKPPVLFCILLLLVPPSLQISTPGDPHYWAGVVEFSSDRVDGETAETSTANRLAQYLSIINSPEADATDVLAFPESTLNRVATASFVPHPKDAIAPCNILEYEPVVRDISCAARNRKKYVVINLTEKARCPEAGDVRPCSADGLYHFNTNVAFDREGVVVSRYRKFNLFGEAGINTTVYPEMASFETDFGVKFGHFICFDLMFNQPALELVRLGITDFIFPTMWFSELPFLTAAQIQQGWAFSNNVNLLAAGASFPGVGSTGTGIYSGRRGELTTVMNHEPQTKLYVAQVPKMTFPNAAINKIPQPKGTPAQMAKLYLKRDQIDKYATKDLPMTSNALLQESVCYESHCCNFTINYSVKPNLQNTNYYRYKLAAYDAGRTFDGFADGQITTCAIFACSSANYSDCSRRFAATEAYDEAVTFNTITIQAKFANNDETFVLPNNVDTSIVPFDVSETEYTVVPSVGDPTPHNIVTYKLTRAHSDLYTFAIWARKFEQYASAGANPAGLFSAIHGAEL is encoded by the exons ATGAACAAACCGCCAGTCCTATTTTGCATTTTACTGCTGCTCGTTCCACCGAGCCTACAG ATCTCCACGCCAGGCGATCCACACTATTGGGCCGGTGTGGTAGAGTTCAGCTCCGATCGTGTGGATGGCGAAACGGCCGAAACCAGCACGGCGAACCGTCTCGCCCAGTATCTATCGATTATAAACTCCCCCGAGGCGGACGCTACCGATGTGCTGGCATTTCCCGAGAGCACGCTGAACCGTGTGGCAACCGCTTCGTTCGTACCACACCCGAAGGATGCGATCGCACCGTGCAACATCCTTGAGTACGAGCCGGTCGTCCGGGACATTTCCTGTGCCGCACGCAACCGCAAAAAGTACGTCGTGATTAATCTGACCGAGAAGGCCCGCTGTCCGGAGGCGGGCGATGTGCGCCCGTGCAGTGCCGATGGGCTGTACCACTTCAACACGAACGTGGCGTTCGACCGGGAGGGTGTGGTCGTGTCGCGGTACCGAAAGTTCAACCTGTTCGGGGAGGCCGGTATCAACACGACCGTCTACCCGGAGATGGCGAGCTTTGAGACGGACTTTGGGGTGAAGTTTGGCCACTTTATCTGTTTCGATCTGATGTTCAACCAGCCGGCGCTGGAGCTCGTACGGTTGGGCATTACCGACTTTATCTTTCCGACGATGTGGTTCTCCGAGCTGCCCTTCCTAACGGCGGCCCAGATCCAGCAGGGGTGGGCATTTTCGAACAACGTGAATCTGCTCGCGGCCGGCGCTAGCTTCCCGGGGGTGGGCAGCACCGGTACGGGGATCTACTCCGGTCGGCGCGGTGAGCTCACGACCGTCATGAACCACGAACCGCAAAC CAAGCTTTATGTCGCACAGGTGCCCAAAATGACATTCCCGAATGCGGCGATTAACAAGATCCCGCAGCCGAAAGGTACGCCGGCCCAGATGGCCAAGCTCTACCTGAAGCGTGACCAGATCGACAAGTACGCGACGAAAGATCTGCCGATGACGTCGAACGCACTGCTGCAGGAGTCGGTCTGCTACGAAAGTCACTGTTGCAACTTTACGATTAACTACAGCGTCAAGCCGAATCTGCAAAATACG AACTACTATCGCTACAAGCTGGCCGCTTACGATGCTGGCCGTACGTTCGACGGGTTTGCCGATGGCCAGATTACGACGTGTGCCATTTTTGCCTGCTCCTCCGCCAACTATAGCGACTGTTCGCGCCGGTTCGCTGCAACCGAAGCGTACGATGAAGCGGTCACGTTCAACACCATCACGATACAGGCAAAGTTCGCTAACAACGATGAAACGTTTGTGCTACCGAACAACGTGGATACCAGCATCGTACCGTTCGACGTGTCCGAGACGGAGTACACAGTCGTACCAAGCGTAGGCGATCC GACACCGCACAACATTGTGACGTACAAGCTGACCCGCGCTCATTCGGACCTCTACACGTTCGCGATCTGGGCGCGCAAGTTCGAGCAGTACGCATCGGCCGGCGCCAATCCAGCCGGTTTATTCTCCGC CATTCATGGTGCAGAATTGTAG
- the LOC1272534 gene encoding vanin-like protein 1 isoform X1, translating to MNKPPVLFCILLLLVPPSLQISTPGDPHYWAGVVEFSSDRVDGETAETSTANRLAQYLSIINSPEADATDVLAFPESTLNRVATASFVPHPKDAIAPCNILEYEPVVRDISCAARNRKKYVVINLTEKARCPEAGDVRPCSADGLYHFNTNVAFDREGVVVSRYRKFNLFGEAGINTTVYPEMASFETDFGVKFGHFICFDLMFNQPALELVRLGITDFIFPTMWFSELPFLTAAQIQQGWAFSNNVNLLAAGASFPGVGSTGTGIYSGRRGELTTVMNHEPQTKLYVAQVPKMTFPNAAINKIPQPKGTPAQMAKLYLKRDQIDKYATKDLPMTSNALLQESVCYESHCCNFTINYSVKPNLQNTNYYRYKLAAYDAGRTFDGFADGQITTCAIFACSSANYSDCSRRFAATEAYDEAVTFNTITIQAKFANNDETFVLPNNVDTSIVPFDVSETEYTVVPSVGDPTPHNIVTYKLTRAHSDLYTFAIWARKFEQYASAGANPAGLFSALVLLVSAAAMGGLAKNLWQC from the exons ATGAACAAACCGCCAGTCCTATTTTGCATTTTACTGCTGCTCGTTCCACCGAGCCTACAG ATCTCCACGCCAGGCGATCCACACTATTGGGCCGGTGTGGTAGAGTTCAGCTCCGATCGTGTGGATGGCGAAACGGCCGAAACCAGCACGGCGAACCGTCTCGCCCAGTATCTATCGATTATAAACTCCCCCGAGGCGGACGCTACCGATGTGCTGGCATTTCCCGAGAGCACGCTGAACCGTGTGGCAACCGCTTCGTTCGTACCACACCCGAAGGATGCGATCGCACCGTGCAACATCCTTGAGTACGAGCCGGTCGTCCGGGACATTTCCTGTGCCGCACGCAACCGCAAAAAGTACGTCGTGATTAATCTGACCGAGAAGGCCCGCTGTCCGGAGGCGGGCGATGTGCGCCCGTGCAGTGCCGATGGGCTGTACCACTTCAACACGAACGTGGCGTTCGACCGGGAGGGTGTGGTCGTGTCGCGGTACCGAAAGTTCAACCTGTTCGGGGAGGCCGGTATCAACACGACCGTCTACCCGGAGATGGCGAGCTTTGAGACGGACTTTGGGGTGAAGTTTGGCCACTTTATCTGTTTCGATCTGATGTTCAACCAGCCGGCGCTGGAGCTCGTACGGTTGGGCATTACCGACTTTATCTTTCCGACGATGTGGTTCTCCGAGCTGCCCTTCCTAACGGCGGCCCAGATCCAGCAGGGGTGGGCATTTTCGAACAACGTGAATCTGCTCGCGGCCGGCGCTAGCTTCCCGGGGGTGGGCAGCACCGGTACGGGGATCTACTCCGGTCGGCGCGGTGAGCTCACGACCGTCATGAACCACGAACCGCAAAC CAAGCTTTATGTCGCACAGGTGCCCAAAATGACATTCCCGAATGCGGCGATTAACAAGATCCCGCAGCCGAAAGGTACGCCGGCCCAGATGGCCAAGCTCTACCTGAAGCGTGACCAGATCGACAAGTACGCGACGAAAGATCTGCCGATGACGTCGAACGCACTGCTGCAGGAGTCGGTCTGCTACGAAAGTCACTGTTGCAACTTTACGATTAACTACAGCGTCAAGCCGAATCTGCAAAATACG AACTACTATCGCTACAAGCTGGCCGCTTACGATGCTGGCCGTACGTTCGACGGGTTTGCCGATGGCCAGATTACGACGTGTGCCATTTTTGCCTGCTCCTCCGCCAACTATAGCGACTGTTCGCGCCGGTTCGCTGCAACCGAAGCGTACGATGAAGCGGTCACGTTCAACACCATCACGATACAGGCAAAGTTCGCTAACAACGATGAAACGTTTGTGCTACCGAACAACGTGGATACCAGCATCGTACCGTTCGACGTGTCCGAGACGGAGTACACAGTCGTACCAAGCGTAGGCGATCC GACACCGCACAACATTGTGACGTACAAGCTGACCCGCGCTCATTCGGACCTCTACACGTTCGCGATCTGGGCGCGCAAGTTCGAGCAGTACGCATCGGCCGGCGCCAATCCAGCCGGTTTATTCTCCGCGTTAGTATTGCTTGTGAGCGCCGCGGCGATGGGAGGGCTGGCGAAGAATCTGTGGCAATGTTAA